The nucleotide window TACCGCAATGCGTTTGCACATCTCATTTCCCAGATCGATATCAAACCCAACGAAATCGCCTTTTGCATCTTTGGAAGAGAATGGCGCATAAGTTGCGTCTGTACCGATACGAACTGTCTGTGGAAGTGCTGCATAGCTACCTGCTGCTGCACTTAACCCCACGAGCAAAGACAGAGCCAGAACCGTCTTCTTCATACATTTACCCTCAAGTACCGTGATTTTATTATGTATTGTGTTGTGTGTTGTGTTGCAGGCTTCTCTTGCAGGTCTTATGCCACATTGCCGTCTGGTCAAAAAATCGACGTTAAATATGTTAATAAAACGTTGCGATATTGCCTTAATGGTGAAAGATAGCAGGTCTACCGAACGAACCGGAAAGAGAAAAAGGGAAAAAGCGAATTAAATGTCGAGGATATGATCGCGGTTGCAGTTTTGCCCTGAAACAGGGCAACTTGTTTTTTCATGCACTCACATTGTGCACAAAATCAGGCTCCCTGCCAGCGGGTAAAGAGGTCTTCCGGCAGGTCGATATCAAACTGATCCAGCACGCGGTTAACGGTCTGGTTAATCACCTCATCCAGCGTTTGCGGACGGTGATAGAACGCCGGTACCGGCGGCATGATCACCGCGCCCAGCTCGGCGGCCTGAGTCATTAAGCGCAGGTGTCCCAGGTGCAGCGGCGTTTCCCGCACGCACAACACCAGCGGGCGACGCTCTTTCAGCACCACATCTGCCGCGCGTGTTACCAGCGTGTCGGTATAGCTGTTGACAATGCCGGAGAGCGTTTTGATGGAACAGGGCAGGATCACCATGCCGGCCGTTTTAAACGAGCCAGAGGAGATGCTGGCGGCGATATCACGGGCATCGTGTACCACATCGGCCAGAGACTGAACATCGCGCAGGGAAAAATCGGTTTCGAGGGAGAGCGTCTGACGTGCCGCCTGGCTCATCACCAGATGCGTTTCCACTTCTGCTACGTCACGCAGTACCTGCAACAGACGTACGCCGTAAATCGCGCCGCTGGCACCGCTGATCCCTACAATGAGTCGTTTCATGATTTTTGCCCTTGCTGATTTCAGGGCTGACTGTGCAGGATTTTCCGGGGAGTTGCAAGTGAGGGCATTAGCCCTCACTTGCAAAGGCATTAGCCTTCGTTGTGCATCTCTAAGCTTTCAAGATCGTTTTGCAGCTGAACGGCTTTTGCATCGTCGTTACGCAGCGAATCCAGATAGTCGAGATACTGCTGGTCAACGTCTTTGGTCACGTAAATACCGTTAAACACGGAGCATTCGAACTGCTGAATATCCGGGTTCTCGGCACGCACCGCGTCGATCAGATCGTTCAGATCCTGGAAAATCAGGCCATCTGCACCGATGATTTGGCGAATTTCATCCACTTCACGGCCATGCGCAATCAGCTCGTTAGCCGTTGGCATATCAATGCCATACACGTTCGGGAAACGAATTTCCGGCGCTGCGGAGGCCAGGTACACTTTCTTCGCACCGGCTTCACGTGCCATCTCGATAATCTGCTCAGAAGTCGTGCCGCGCACGATGGAGTCGTCCACCAGCAGCACGTTCTTGTCGCGGAATTCTGCACGGTTGGCGTTCAGTTTACGACGCACGGACTTACGGCGTAGCTGCTGGCCCGGCATGATAAAGGTACGGCCAACGTAGCGGTTTTTCACGAAGCCCTGACGGTATGGCTTATCCAGAATACGGGCGATTTCCAGCGCGATATCGCAGGAAGTTTCCGGGATAGGAATAACCACGTCGATATCCAGATCGTCCCATTCGCGGGCAATCTTCTCGCCCAGTTTGGTGCCCATGTTTACACGCGCGCTATAGACGGAGATCTTGTCGATAAACGAGTCCGGACGAGCGAAGTAGACGTATTCGAACAGGCATGGGTTGCTGACCGGGTTATCGGCACACTGGCGGGTAAACAGCTGGCCCTTCTCAGTGATGTAGACCGCTTCGCCTGGCGCGACGTCACGCAGGAATTCAAAGCCCAGGGTATCCAGTGCCACGCTTTCAGAGGCAACCATATATTCAGTACGGCCGTCACCGAGGTCGCGCTTACCGAGCACCAGAGGACGAATACCGTTTGGATCGCGGAAAGCTACCATGCCGTGACCGATAATCATCGCCACGCAGGCGTAGGCACCACGGATCTGACGGTTAGTCGCAGCAACGGCAGCAAAAATGTTGTCTGCTTCCAGCGGATAGTGACGGAAGTTATCCAGCTCACTGGCAAAGATATTGAGCAGGATTTCAGAATCAGACGTGGTGTTAATGTGGCGACGTTTCTCTTCAAACAGCTTTCTGCGCAGCTCGTGAGCGTTAGTCAGGTTGCCATTGTGGGCAAGCGTGATGCCATACGGAGAGTTAACGTAGAAAGGCTGAGCCTCAGAGGCGCTGGAACTGCCAGCAGTAGGGTAACGAACGTGACCAATCCCCATATTACCTTGCAGACGCTGCATATGGCGGGCTTCAAACACATCGTTTACCAGGCCATTCGCCTTACGTAAACGGAAGCAGTTGTTTGCATCAATGGTGATGATACCCGCAGCATCCTGCCCACGGTGCTGAAGCACCGTTAACGCGTCATAAATAGACTGGTTTACCGGCATGAAACCGGCGATACCGACAATACCGCACATTCGTCTTTTCCTCGTTAAGCCACATCTCAGAGCACACTAGGCTCTGGGCAAGAAACTCGACGAGCTTTGCAGATAGTCAAAGAACCATCTGATGATGAAGCTGAACTCTGGAATGAGCTGCGATTTCTGCCAGTCTTCACTTTTTGCAAAACCGGTGAAGGTATCCAGGAAGAACAGTATCGCGGCCACAATCAGCACGCCTCGCAACGCCCCGAAACAGATCCCGAGCACCCTGTCCGTTCCTGACAGACCGGTTTTCTCGACCAGCTGACTTATCACGTAATTCACGATAGCGCCAACAATCAGCGTCGCGATAAACAGCACCGCGATGGCGATTCCATTTCGGACCAGTTCATCTTCAAAGCCCGTGAACCAGACAGACAGGTAAGTGTAGTAATGACTGGCAACAAAGAAAGCACAACCCCATGTCACCAGCGATAACGCTTCACGAACAAAGCCACGGATCAGGCTAACCAGACAGGAAAAACCAATCACCGCAATGATGGCGTAATCAATCCAGACCATATGTGTCCCACGATTTAACGCCCTGTCATCCAGTTCGGGGCGAATTCTAACAGAAAAAGAAAACGTTTGCGTAGGGATTTCCTTCCCGCGCGTAAATAAAAAAGGCGCTGAAAAAATACTCAACGCCACTGGCTTTTTGCGTCTCTGTGGACGCCTTCCTTAACCTCAGTTCACGCTGTAGTTCATCACCACACCGCTCAGACCGGAGATCTGCTTCAGCTCGCCAAGCGAACCTTTCAGCTTATCTTTAGAGGCTTCCGGCCCCACGAGGATACGGGTAATTTTACCCTGCACCGGTGTGGAAGGTGAAGTGTAAACACGATACCCCGCGCCACGCAGCTTACCCACGACCTCGTTGACTTTATCAGCATTTTTCAGCGCACCAAGCTGCACAACGTAGGCTTTACCTGCGGGTGCAGCCTCCTGCTGGGCCGGTTTTGCCGGAGGTGGCGTCTCTGCTGCGGCAGCCAGCTGCTCGGTGGTTTTATCACGCTGTGCTTTCGGCTGCGGTTTGTCGACCGGTTTCGGTTTTTCAACCGGTTTAGGCTGTTCAACCGGAGCGGGCACAGGATCGATATCGTTGTTATTACCTGCCGCCAGACGAGACGGATCGAGCGACGGTGCAGCGGCATCGCCCGCACGCACTTCTTCCGCTGCGCCTTCCGGCGGCTGAGCAGGAAGCGCCTGTGTCGCCGCCGGGAGCATATCTGGCTCGTCGCGATCGCCCGGTTTTGGTACCAGCGGGATTGCCGCAAATTCATCCTGGTAATGCTTTTTCTGCCCGTCGAGCAGACCCGGGAGAATAATCACCCCCAGCGCAACCAGCACAATCGTTCCTGTCAGACGGTTCTGAAACTTACTTGCCACCGGTTCTCCCCGCGTCCATCGCTTCCATGACATGTGCCACCGTGTGGAACGACCCACACACCAGCACGGTATCTTCTGGTTTAGCATCTGCCATTGCAGCATGCCAGGCCTGAGCCACGCTATTGTAGATTTCGCCTTTGCTGAGATGTTCCATCAGCTCTTCAGCCGTCGCGCCGCGTGGCCCCTCCAGAGGAGCACAATACCAGCTATCGACCACACTCTCCATGCAGGCCAGCGTGCCGCCGATATCTTTATCATGAAGCATACCGATAACCGCCAGTACACGCCCGGTTTTTGGTAACGATTTGAGACGCCCTGCGAGATATGCCGCCGCATGCGGGTTATGCGCCACATCCAGGATAAGACGTGGTGATTCGCTGACAATCTGGAAGCGTCCCGGCAGAACCGCGCTCTGAATGCCGTCGCGGATTGCCTGTTCGCTCACCGCAAGCGAACTTGCACGTAGCGCCGCCAGAGCGGTCGCCGCGTTAGGCAGTGGCACCTGCGGCAACGGCAGGTTGTCCAGCACACCCTGGGCATCGGTAAAGCGCCAGCCGTTGGCGTTAACATCATATTGCC belongs to Enterobacter cloacae and includes:
- the purF gene encoding amidophosphoribosyltransferase translates to MCGIVGIAGFMPVNQSIYDALTVLQHRGQDAAGIITIDANNCFRLRKANGLVNDVFEARHMQRLQGNMGIGHVRYPTAGSSSASEAQPFYVNSPYGITLAHNGNLTNAHELRRKLFEEKRRHINTTSDSEILLNIFASELDNFRHYPLEADNIFAAVAATNRQIRGAYACVAMIIGHGMVAFRDPNGIRPLVLGKRDLGDGRTEYMVASESVALDTLGFEFLRDVAPGEAVYITEKGQLFTRQCADNPVSNPCLFEYVYFARPDSFIDKISVYSARVNMGTKLGEKIAREWDDLDIDVVIPIPETSCDIALEIARILDKPYRQGFVKNRYVGRTFIMPGQQLRRKSVRRKLNANRAEFRDKNVLLVDDSIVRGTTSEQIIEMAREAGAKKVYLASAAPEIRFPNVYGIDMPTANELIAHGREVDEIRQIIGADGLIFQDLNDLIDAVRAENPDIQQFECSVFNGIYVTKDVDQQYLDYLDSLRNDDAKAVQLQNDLESLEMHNEG
- the dedD gene encoding cell division protein DedD; this encodes MASKFQNRLTGTIVLVALGVIILPGLLDGQKKHYQDEFAAIPLVPKPGDRDEPDMLPAATQALPAQPPEGAAEEVRAGDAAAPSLDPSRLAAGNNNDIDPVPAPVEQPKPVEKPKPVDKPQPKAQRDKTTEQLAAAAETPPPAKPAQQEAAPAGKAYVVQLGALKNADKVNEVVGKLRGAGYRVYTSPSTPVQGKITRILVGPEASKDKLKGSLGELKQISGLSGVVMNYSVN
- a CDS encoding colicin V production protein; this translates as MVWIDYAIIAVIGFSCLVSLIRGFVREALSLVTWGCAFFVASHYYTYLSVWFTGFEDELVRNGIAIAVLFIATLIVGAIVNYVISQLVEKTGLSGTDRVLGICFGALRGVLIVAAILFFLDTFTGFAKSEDWQKSQLIPEFSFIIRWFFDYLQSSSSFLPRA
- the ubiX gene encoding flavin prenyltransferase UbiX, which produces MKRLIVGISGASGAIYGVRLLQVLRDVAEVETHLVMSQAARQTLSLETDFSLRDVQSLADVVHDARDIAASISSGSFKTAGMVILPCSIKTLSGIVNSYTDTLVTRAADVVLKERRPLVLCVRETPLHLGHLRLMTQAAELGAVIMPPVPAFYHRPQTLDEVINQTVNRVLDQFDIDLPEDLFTRWQGA